In Mesorhizobium sp. 113-3-3, a genomic segment contains:
- a CDS encoding LysR family transcriptional regulator codes for MRFKGLDLNLLVVLDALLTARNLTAAASSINLSQPAMSAAVARLRNYFNDELFTMSGRERVLTPRAETLAPAVRGALLHIQCSIISWDPFNPAQSDRRFRIILSDFATLVFFEKVVERVAREAPAVSFELRPLDNDPDELLRRGDVDFVILPEFFMSSAHPRAALFDETFVCVGCPTNKQLPRQLTFERYVSMKHIAFRVGGAQMPSIEEQFLLEHGLKRRVEIVVQAFSMIPPMVSGTARIATMPFRLVQHFKKTFPLRIIELPRPLPTFTEAVQWPTLHNSDPASIWMRQIMLQEASRM; via the coding sequence ATGCGTTTCAAAGGCCTTGATCTGAACCTTCTCGTCGTGCTCGACGCACTGCTGACCGCGCGCAACCTCACGGCCGCGGCAAGCAGCATCAACCTTAGTCAGCCGGCCATGAGCGCGGCCGTCGCCCGGCTGCGCAACTATTTCAACGATGAACTGTTTACGATGAGCGGCCGCGAACGCGTTCTAACCCCGCGTGCGGAAACACTCGCCCCCGCTGTTCGTGGCGCACTCTTGCACATCCAATGCTCGATTATTTCTTGGGATCCGTTTAATCCGGCTCAATCCGATCGCCGCTTCAGGATCATTCTTTCCGATTTCGCCACACTCGTGTTTTTTGAAAAGGTCGTGGAGCGGGTTGCACGCGAAGCACCCGCCGTCAGCTTCGAATTGCGGCCGCTCGACAACGACCCCGATGAGCTTCTCCGGCGCGGTGACGTCGATTTTGTGATTCTTCCGGAATTTTTCATGTCGAGCGCCCATCCAAGAGCGGCGCTGTTCGACGAGACATTCGTGTGCGTGGGCTGCCCCACGAACAAGCAGTTGCCACGTCAGCTTACATTCGAGAGATACGTGTCGATGAAACACATTGCGTTCAGGGTCGGCGGTGCCCAGATGCCATCCATCGAGGAACAGTTTTTGCTTGAGCATGGTCTCAAGAGACGTGTTGAGATCGTCGTACAGGCCTTTAGCATGATCCCGCCGATGGTCTCAGGCACAGCTCGGATAGCGACCATGCCCTTCCGGCTGGTTCAGCATTTCAAAAAAACCTTCCCCTTGCGGATCATCGAACTTCCGCGGCCACTACCCACGTTCACCGAGGCCGTCCAATGGCCCACCCTCCACAACAGTGATCCGGCAAGCATCTGGATGCGGCAGATAATGTTGCAGGAGGCATCCCGCATGTGA
- the nolL gene encoding nodulation factor fucose acetyltransferase NolL produces the protein MLDNIRAGAKGRGSCPAGTNNRDLSFDFAKGILITLVIIGHLLQYLIYQGTDAFWLSPYFKSIYMFHMPLFMALSGYLSSGAILRKSFTQGVGERAMQLLLPMLFWCTLIWTLKSAVIFPMKSLTDTLLDLSTEVIGTYWFIWAAFISFILIRVLTTFNRLSIWIISASAIAVAFAPITLSITPLLKYTYPFYCLGFLFAQPIGWQNGVIWRHKSIFVVLFSIAAFICFLGWGKETYAYNNLVLIHDEQSAKQVFLMFSGSLAASAVAMQSMFQCWRLVYSTRVARFVAVQLGQSTLLLYLVQGAVFRLMDLIQFGEVWNLTTRITFATVLGVAIVVIAMAIRSIARNLGYVSRIVVGAPPRPSLLKSQSVIN, from the coding sequence ATGCTTGATAACATAAGAGCCGGAGCGAAGGGACGCGGCTCGTGCCCAGCAGGGACAAACAACCGAGACCTAAGCTTCGATTTCGCCAAAGGCATACTCATTACTTTGGTGATAATTGGGCACTTGTTACAATATTTAATCTACCAGGGCACCGACGCTTTCTGGCTGTCGCCGTATTTCAAGTCGATCTACATGTTTCATATGCCTCTCTTTATGGCGCTAAGCGGATATCTTTCTTCTGGGGCAATTTTGCGAAAATCGTTCACCCAAGGTGTCGGTGAGCGGGCAATGCAGCTACTACTGCCAATGCTTTTTTGGTGTACGTTGATTTGGACGTTAAAGTCCGCAGTTATTTTTCCCATGAAGAGTTTAACTGATACATTGTTGGATTTGTCGACGGAAGTTATTGGAACCTATTGGTTCATATGGGCGGCATTTATTTCGTTCATTCTGATTAGAGTTCTTACAACTTTCAACCGTCTATCGATATGGATCATAAGCGCATCTGCAATTGCGGTCGCATTCGCACCCATCACGTTATCAATAACCCCGTTGTTAAAGTACACTTACCCATTTTATTGTTTAGGGTTCCTGTTTGCCCAGCCGATCGGATGGCAGAATGGCGTCATCTGGCGTCACAAATCCATTTTTGTTGTCTTATTTTCGATAGCGGCTTTCATATGCTTCCTCGGGTGGGGCAAGGAGACTTATGCCTACAACAATCTCGTTTTAATTCATGATGAACAGTCAGCTAAACAAGTTTTTCTGATGTTCTCTGGCTCTTTGGCGGCTTCTGCGGTAGCAATGCAGTCTATGTTCCAATGCTGGAGACTTGTCTATTCGACTAGAGTAGCTCGCTTTGTCGCGGTGCAGCTTGGTCAGAGCACGCTGCTGCTTTACCTGGTCCAGGGTGCCGTGTTTCGCCTCATGGATTTGATACAGTTTGGAGAAGTCTGGAATCTCACGACCAGAATCACCTTCGCAACTGTGCTTGGAGTGGCGATTGTCGTCATAGCGATGGCAATTCGCAGTATTGCGCGCAACCTCGGATATGTGTCGCGGATCGTTGTCGGAGCGCCGCCACGCCCAAGTCTGCTCAAATCTCAATCTGTAATCAATTAG
- a CDS encoding LysR family transcriptional regulator gives MRFKGLDLNLLVVLDALLTERTLTAAASSINLSQPAMSAAVARLRDYFNDELFTTSGRERVLTPRAETLAPAVRSALLQIQCSIISWDPFNPAQSDRRFRIILSDFATLVFFEKVVERVAREAPAVSFELLPIDDDPDELLRRGDVDFLIFPELFMSSAHPRAALFDETLVCVGCSTNKQLPRQLTFERYMSMRHVAVKFGRTLKPSIEEQFFLEHGLKRRVEIVVQAFSMIPPMVSGTARIATMPFRLVQHFKKTFPLRIIELPLPLPTFTEAVQWPALHNSDPASIWLREILLQEASRMTSPGDAKRRPRQP, from the coding sequence ATGCGCTTCAAGGGCCTTGATCTGAACCTTCTCGTCGTGCTCGACGCACTGCTGACCGAGCGGACCCTCACGGCGGCGGCAAGCAGCATCAACCTTAGTCAGCCGGCCATGAGCGCGGCCGTCGCCCGGCTGCGCGACTATTTCAACGATGAACTGTTTACGACGAGCGGCCGCGAACGTGTTCTAACCCCGCGTGCGGAAACACTCGCCCCCGCAGTTCGCAGCGCACTCTTGCAAATCCAGTGCTCGATTATCTCTTGGGATCCGTTTAATCCGGCTCAATCCGATCGCCGTTTCAGGATCATTCTTTCCGATTTCGCCACACTCGTGTTTTTTGAAAAGGTCGTGGAGCGGGTTGCACGCGAAGCACCCGCCGTCAGCTTCGAATTGTTGCCTATCGACGACGACCCCGATGAGCTTCTCCGGCGCGGTGACGTCGATTTTCTGATTTTTCCAGAATTGTTCATGTCAAGTGCCCATCCAAGAGCGGCGCTGTTCGACGAGACGCTCGTGTGCGTGGGCTGCTCCACGAACAAGCAGCTGCCACGGCAGCTTACATTCGAGAGATACATGTCGATGAGGCACGTTGCGGTCAAGTTCGGGCGGACGCTGAAGCCCTCCATCGAGGAACAGTTTTTTCTTGAGCATGGTCTCAAGAGACGTGTCGAGATCGTTGTGCAGGCCTTTAGCATGATCCCGCCGATGGTCTCAGGCACAGCTCGTATAGCGACCATGCCCTTCCGGCTGGTTCAGCATTTCAAAAAAACCTTCCCCCTGCGGATCATCGAACTTCCGCTGCCACTACCCACGTTCACCGAGGCCGTTCAATGGCCCGCCCTTCACAACAGTGATCCGGCAAGCATCTGGCTGCGAGAGATATTGCTACAGGAGGCGTCTCGAATGACTTCTCCGGGGGACGCCAAAAGGCGCCCCAGGCAGCCCTAA
- a CDS encoding TIM barrel protein: MREASPRFALDYLATPGLDVRALFAFARDQGLTDVQIRSQPGSNAIARGMPAADVRSAAADTGVGIISVNALQRFNEWTPARRAEASKLADYAAACGAKTLMLVPVNDGSWPANVERRGDLRVALKALKPILQSRGLIGLIEPLGFRTCSLRSKNEAAKAIAAIDGQSVFRLVHDTFHHTLAGETFFSSELTGLVHISSVNDPIHWIYPDRVLVGSDNGSQIRALLDGGYGGPFSFAPFVDAAHPLDDLAGALAASVALFRHGLLTRVPA, encoded by the coding sequence ATGCGCGAAGCATCGCCCCGCTTTGCACTCGATTATTTGGCGACGCCCGGACTTGACGTCAGGGCACTTTTCGCTTTTGCCCGCGACCAGGGCCTAACCGATGTCCAGATCCGCAGCCAACCGGGCAGCAATGCTATTGCACGCGGCATGCCGGCGGCGGACGTCCGGTCTGCGGCCGCCGACACAGGCGTTGGGATTATTTCCGTCAATGCCCTCCAGCGCTTCAATGAGTGGACCCCCGCCCGCAGGGCCGAGGCGAGCAAGCTCGCCGATTATGCAGCGGCCTGCGGAGCCAAGACGCTCATGCTGGTGCCGGTCAACGATGGCTCCTGGCCCGCCAATGTCGAGCGCCGGGGCGATCTCCGCGTCGCCTTGAAGGCGCTCAAGCCGATCCTCCAGTCGCGCGGTCTGATCGGTCTCATCGAGCCGCTGGGCTTCCGGACCTGCTCGCTTCGATCGAAGAACGAAGCGGCTAAGGCCATTGCCGCCATTGATGGCCAATCCGTCTTCCGCCTCGTGCACGACACGTTCCACCACACGCTTGCCGGGGAGACGTTCTTCTCCTCCGAGCTGACCGGTCTCGTCCACATTTCAAGCGTGAACGATCCGATCCACTGGATTTACCCGGATCGCGTCCTGGTCGGTTCCGACAATGGCAGCCAGATCCGGGCGCTGCTTGATGGCGGCTATGGGGGGCCCTTCTCATTCGCACCGTTTGTCGACGCAGCCCACCCGCTGGACGACCTCGCAGGCGCACTTGCCGCGAGCGTCGCTCTCTTCCGACACGGGCTATTGACGCGAGTGCCGGCGTGA
- a CDS encoding LysE family translocator: MPELTPLALYLAAASVLAITPGPGIFYVAARTLAGGRREGIASSFGTGLGGMIHVLAASLGVSAIVLESSELFSALKLFGAVYLVWLGFRTFQAARLKGATGGDDGAAVGPVGPRRAFREGVLVEALNPKTAVFFLAFIPQFVNPSAGLVALQFVVLGSVSIALNTLADIVVAVVASGIQDGAAARPGLIRRLREASGGAMIALGVGLALAKHPAA, from the coding sequence ATGCCAGAACTGACCCCACTCGCCCTGTACCTCGCCGCGGCCTCCGTGCTCGCCATCACCCCCGGTCCGGGCATCTTCTACGTTGCCGCGCGCACGCTCGCCGGTGGTCGTCGGGAAGGTATCGCTTCCAGCTTCGGCACGGGGTTGGGGGGCATGATCCACGTCCTCGCCGCAAGCTTAGGTGTTTCCGCGATCGTGCTCGAGAGCTCGGAACTGTTCTCCGCATTAAAGCTGTTCGGCGCGGTCTACCTCGTCTGGCTCGGCTTTCGCACCTTTCAAGCCGCCCGCCTCAAGGGAGCGACTGGCGGCGATGACGGCGCCGCAGTGGGTCCAGTCGGACCCCGGCGGGCGTTTCGTGAAGGGGTACTGGTCGAGGCGCTCAACCCGAAGACGGCAGTCTTTTTCCTCGCCTTCATTCCGCAGTTCGTGAATCCGAGCGCAGGGCTCGTAGCTCTGCAATTCGTGGTGCTTGGCTCCGTGTCCATTGCGCTCAACACGCTCGCCGACATCGTGGTTGCCGTCGTGGCCAGCGGCATTCAAGACGGCGCGGCAGCGCGTCCCGGGTTGATCCGCCGCCTGAGGGAGGCGTCAGGTGGCGCGATGATCGCGCTGGGCGTCGGCCTCGCTCTGGCGAAACACCCTGCTGCCTGA
- a CDS encoding FMN-binding negative transcriptional regulator, giving the protein MYIPPAFRDDDKECLRATIRAALLANFVTVTAEGPLATPLPLFLDESEGEHGVIYGHLAKANPQCRVPPLGDGLAIFMGPDAYVTPAWYATKRETGKVVPTWNYVAVHAYGPVEFFEDAGRLLDVVNRLTDHHEGERASPWAVSDAPPDFIQAQLRGIVGLRMPITRLEGKRKMSQNRNAADRAGVAAGLAVSERASDRDVAALIPK; this is encoded by the coding sequence ATGTACATCCCTCCCGCTTTCCGCGACGACGACAAGGAATGCCTGCGCGCGACCATTCGCGCGGCGCTGCTGGCGAACTTCGTTACCGTCACGGCGGAAGGGCCGCTCGCAACGCCACTGCCCCTCTTCCTTGACGAGAGCGAGGGCGAGCACGGCGTGATCTACGGGCACCTGGCGAAGGCCAATCCCCAGTGCCGTGTTCCGCCGCTGGGCGACGGCTTAGCCATCTTCATGGGGCCGGACGCTTACGTGACGCCGGCATGGTATGCGACCAAGCGGGAAACCGGGAAGGTCGTCCCGACCTGGAATTACGTCGCCGTCCACGCCTATGGCCCGGTCGAGTTCTTCGAGGATGCGGGAAGATTGCTGGACGTCGTGAATCGGCTGACCGACCACCACGAGGGCGAGCGCGCCTCGCCTTGGGCGGTGTCGGACGCGCCGCCGGATTTTATACAGGCGCAACTCCGCGGAATCGTCGGCCTGCGCATGCCAATCACGAGGCTGGAGGGCAAGCGCAAAATGAGCCAGAACCGGAACGCGGCCGACCGCGCTGGCGTGGCGGCGGGCCTTGCGGTGAGCGAGCGGGCATCTGACCGCGACGTCGCCGCTCTCATCCCAAAATAA
- the nodB gene encoding chitooligosaccharide deacetylase NodB, which translates to MRRLDDRWKVQSECADGTGRRSVYLTFDDGPNPCFTPQILDVLAQNRVPATFFVIGAYAAEHPELIQRMIAEGHEVGNHTMSHPDLSKCGLGEVQREVFEANQAIMLACPQASIRYIRAPYGAWSEEVFTASEIAGLAALHWSIDPRDWSRPGTDAIVDAVLASVRPGAIVLLHDGCPPDESTRSTQASLRNQTVMALSNLIPALDACGYEIRSLPEHH; encoded by the coding sequence ATGAGACGTCTCGATGACAGATGGAAGGTGCAGAGTGAATGCGCTGACGGCACCGGGCGTCGAAGCGTTTATCTGACGTTTGACGACGGTCCCAATCCATGTTTCACACCACAGATACTCGATGTGCTGGCGCAAAATCGGGTGCCAGCGACATTCTTCGTCATTGGTGCTTACGCCGCAGAGCATCCGGAACTCATCCAGCGAATGATCGCAGAAGGGCATGAGGTAGGCAACCACACGATGTCTCATCCGGACCTGTCCAAATGCGGTTTGGGCGAAGTGCAACGTGAAGTATTTGAGGCGAACCAGGCCATCATGCTGGCATGCCCGCAGGCCTCGATCCGCTACATTCGCGCGCCATACGGCGCCTGGAGCGAAGAAGTGTTCACTGCCTCAGAGATCGCGGGGCTGGCGGCCCTTCATTGGTCGATCGACCCAAGAGACTGGTCGCGCCCCGGCACCGACGCGATCGTCGATGCAGTGCTCGCCTCGGTACGCCCCGGCGCAATCGTGCTCTTGCACGACGGATGCCCTCCCGACGAGTCGACACGGAGCACTCAAGCCAGTCTGCGCAACCAGACCGTTATGGCGCTGTCCAATCTGATTCCTGCATTAGATGCCTGCGGATATGAAATTCGCTCGCTTCCAGAACATCACTGA
- the pdxR gene encoding MocR-like pyridoxine biosynthesis transcription factor PdxR, translating to MVQSPGPGASTRSHGMGARQIYEALREQILRGVYGTGSQLPSSRGLAEELGVSRTTVTVAYEQLAAEGFIDIRQGARPRVASSLLGHELTANPPKRFGPVHLSSYGERLRGTPRWPDYLPNTLKVDFRYGVLAPSDFPASVWKRAMNAAMAQRPARLAYDDPCGSSRLRQALQGYLWRARTVRCDPEQIVIVNGSQQGLDLCARLLLDPGDSFVIEDPCYRMARQVFASTGATPVPVEVDDHGMQTEQLAGVAARLAYVTPSHQFPLGGVMPIPRRHQLLEWAREQGAYVIEDDYDSEYRYDISPVPPLHSLEDHGAVIYLGTISKTLSPMLRIGYLVVPAEFLQVFETAKQLADRHSPMAGQESLASLIESGGYESHVRRVRRINGERREALLTALKRSFQGRIAVQGAEAGLHVVIWFNDLPRSRETALVEAAQYAGLGLHPISPLYHRQSGAGEADRVGLVMGYSALSIRQIEKGVEMLRDVVARL from the coding sequence ATGGTCCAGTCTCCAGGTCCCGGTGCTTCAACCCGCTCGCATGGCATGGGCGCGCGCCAGATCTACGAAGCGCTTCGCGAGCAGATCCTCAGAGGCGTTTACGGCACCGGAAGCCAGCTGCCGTCCTCCCGTGGTCTCGCCGAGGAACTTGGCGTCTCGCGAACGACCGTCACCGTCGCCTACGAGCAGCTGGCCGCGGAAGGTTTCATCGACATCCGTCAAGGCGCGCGCCCTCGTGTCGCATCCTCACTGCTGGGACATGAGCTGACCGCCAATCCCCCAAAACGGTTCGGCCCGGTTCACTTGTCAAGCTATGGCGAACGGCTGCGTGGTACTCCGCGCTGGCCGGATTACCTGCCGAACACGCTGAAGGTTGATTTCCGATATGGCGTCCTGGCGCCCTCAGATTTCCCCGCATCGGTTTGGAAGCGCGCGATGAACGCGGCGATGGCGCAGCGGCCGGCACGGCTCGCCTATGACGATCCGTGCGGTTCGAGCCGGCTCCGCCAAGCGCTTCAGGGCTATCTCTGGCGCGCCCGTACTGTGCGCTGCGACCCCGAGCAGATCGTCATCGTCAATGGTTCGCAGCAGGGCCTCGATCTCTGCGCGCGCCTGCTGCTCGACCCCGGGGACAGCTTCGTCATCGAGGACCCCTGCTACAGGATGGCGCGCCAGGTCTTTGCCAGTACAGGTGCCACGCCCGTTCCTGTCGAGGTTGACGATCACGGCATGCAAACGGAGCAACTGGCGGGGGTCGCGGCCCGGCTGGCCTATGTGACGCCCTCGCATCAGTTTCCGCTCGGCGGCGTCATGCCGATCCCGCGGCGGCATCAGCTTCTGGAATGGGCGCGGGAGCAGGGCGCCTATGTCATCGAGGACGACTACGACAGCGAATATCGCTACGATATCAGCCCCGTTCCCCCGCTGCATAGCCTCGAGGATCATGGGGCCGTCATCTACCTCGGCACCATCTCCAAGACGCTCTCGCCGATGCTGCGGATCGGTTATCTCGTCGTCCCGGCGGAATTCCTGCAGGTTTTCGAAACCGCCAAGCAGCTTGCCGACCGGCATTCTCCGATGGCGGGGCAGGAGTCATTGGCCTCTCTGATCGAGAGCGGTGGCTATGAAAGCCATGTGCGCCGCGTGCGCCGCATCAACGGCGAGCGCCGGGAGGCATTGCTGACCGCCCTGAAGCGGAGTTTTCAAGGTCGGATCGCCGTCCAGGGGGCAGAGGCTGGACTGCACGTCGTCATATGGTTCAACGACCTGCCGCGATCGCGTGAAACGGCGTTGGTCGAAGCTGCCCAATACGCGGGTCTGGGTCTGCACCCGATTTCGCCGCTTTATCATCGGCAGTCGGGAGCAGGCGAAGCCGACCGCGTCGGGCTTGTCATGGGCTATTCCGCCCTGAGCATCCGGCAGATCGAAAAAGGCGTCGAGATGCTGCGCGACGTCGTCGCTCGACTCTGA
- a CDS encoding PLP-dependent transferase — protein sequence MRYITGAALSTMSSLLVLRGLKRTLALRMEWHSTTALAIAQVRDGHSAVG from the coding sequence TTGCGCTACATCACCGGCGCGGCGCTCTCGACCATGTCCTCCCTCCTGGTTCTGCGCGGGCTGAAAAGGACTCTCGCGCTTCGCATGGAATGGCACAGCACCACGGCGCTTGCGATCGCGCAGGTGCGCGACGGGCATTCGGCCGTGGGTTAG
- a CDS encoding DUF6398 domain-containing protein: MSSPSSTRIPIRRLPERRCRASPTRGPKGQGALRHDRRLTNAFCQKHLNDEYAGLARRRAAALSRERRSPLARPVRYA, translated from the coding sequence GTGAGCTCCCCTTCTTCGACTCGCATCCCGATCAGGCGATTGCCCGAAAGGAGATGTCGGGCATCGCCAACGAGGGGGCCGAAGGGTCAAGGCGCGCTAAGACATGATCGTCGCCTCACCAATGCATTTTGCCAAAAGCATCTCAACGACGAATATGCCGGCTTGGCGCGCCGTAGGGCCGCCGCCTTATCCCGCGAGCGGCGCAGCCCGCTCGCACGTCCCGTCCGCTATGCGTAA
- a CDS encoding carbamoyltransferase family protein translates to MLCLGLSGGLDKVYENRFQIANTFMHDGAAVLVRDGQVIAAVEEERLNRIKHSNKLPISSVQYCLSAAGVQLSEIDHVAYYATEAYCNAMLENMLASEPDASIPLDAKFLVQQLLAQEFGSELDPSRISFVSHHQAHAVSAFAMSGFEQSLIFAIDGSGDFQSGLVAVGSGAEISQLATFPENNSLGLFYLEVIRYLGYGLFDEYKVMGLAPYGDPVPYRELFEQFYELSANGEYRVHLDRIGPTLLRTIQVRQKGMPFTQQHKDVSASLQEALERIVFHILRHHREATGMTRLCLAGGVAHNCSMNGKLLYSGLFEDIFVQPASHDAGCALGAALIVSGELGRPAPRARLQEVYWGPDLASDHAVEEELKAWAGHLEFERTEEVADRAAEWMAGGAVIGWVQGRSEFGPRALGNRSILADPRPATNKDRINAMVKKREGYRPFAPSVLEEDAREFFDLPGSACEFPFMNFVVRVRDSKRGLLGAITHVDGTARLQTVSRKASPAYWDVINAFKQRTGIPILLNTSFNNNAEPIVDSVADSIATFLTTGLDGLVVGPFLVKKRAATLEDWTALAVSLPPYVSLYKVRAHTALDRQETICEIRTDHSSRDGVRISPELFDLLTRIEGEAVLADLLDTITLDQAQREALTGELRRLWEQRRVRMRPSQAARVHQN, encoded by the coding sequence ATGCTGTGTCTAGGATTGAGCGGCGGATTAGACAAAGTCTATGAAAACCGATTCCAGATTGCGAATACATTCATGCACGATGGCGCTGCGGTGCTCGTCCGAGACGGACAGGTCATCGCGGCCGTAGAAGAGGAGCGCCTCAATCGGATCAAACACTCCAACAAGCTCCCAATCAGTTCGGTTCAATACTGCCTTTCAGCCGCTGGGGTTCAGCTCAGCGAAATCGATCATGTGGCGTACTACGCTACCGAAGCCTATTGCAACGCCATGCTCGAAAACATGCTTGCTTCCGAGCCCGACGCCTCCATTCCGTTGGATGCCAAATTTTTGGTGCAGCAGCTGTTGGCGCAGGAGTTCGGTAGCGAGCTCGACCCTTCGCGTATCTCATTCGTAAGTCATCATCAGGCGCACGCCGTGAGTGCTTTTGCAATGTCGGGCTTCGAGCAAAGTCTGATTTTCGCGATTGATGGCTCTGGTGATTTCCAGTCGGGTCTTGTGGCGGTAGGATCTGGTGCTGAAATTTCGCAACTCGCGACTTTCCCAGAGAACAATTCCCTTGGGCTATTTTATCTCGAGGTGATCCGGTATCTCGGCTACGGCTTGTTCGATGAATATAAGGTAATGGGGCTTGCCCCCTACGGCGATCCCGTTCCCTATCGCGAGCTTTTCGAGCAGTTCTATGAACTGTCTGCAAACGGCGAGTATCGCGTCCACCTGGACCGCATCGGTCCGACTTTGCTTCGCACCATTCAGGTCCGGCAAAAGGGAATGCCATTCACTCAGCAGCACAAAGATGTGAGTGCGTCGCTACAGGAAGCACTCGAACGCATCGTGTTTCACATTCTTCGGCATCATCGTGAGGCCACGGGGATGACGCGGCTGTGCCTGGCCGGTGGCGTTGCGCACAATTGCTCCATGAACGGCAAGCTGCTCTATTCAGGCCTTTTCGAAGACATCTTCGTGCAGCCCGCGTCGCATGACGCTGGCTGCGCATTGGGCGCTGCATTAATCGTGTCTGGTGAGTTGGGCCGCCCCGCGCCGCGTGCGCGATTGCAGGAGGTTTATTGGGGGCCGGATCTCGCGAGCGATCATGCTGTGGAAGAGGAACTAAAGGCATGGGCGGGGCACCTGGAGTTTGAACGCACTGAGGAGGTGGCGGATAGGGCAGCCGAGTGGATGGCCGGTGGCGCCGTGATCGGCTGGGTGCAAGGTCGTTCGGAGTTCGGGCCGCGCGCGCTCGGAAATCGCAGCATTCTTGCCGACCCCAGGCCCGCCACAAACAAGGACCGGATCAACGCCATGGTCAAGAAGCGGGAAGGGTATCGCCCGTTCGCCCCATCAGTGCTGGAGGAGGATGCGCGCGAATTTTTCGACCTCCCAGGCAGTGCGTGCGAATTTCCCTTCATGAATTTCGTGGTTCGTGTGCGCGACTCCAAGCGTGGTTTGCTCGGCGCCATCACGCACGTCGACGGTACGGCTCGGCTGCAAACAGTATCGCGCAAGGCCAGTCCGGCCTACTGGGACGTCATCAATGCCTTCAAGCAGCGCACTGGCATCCCAATTCTGCTCAACACGTCCTTTAACAACAATGCCGAGCCGATCGTGGATTCAGTTGCAGACTCGATTGCCACGTTCCTGACGACAGGGTTGGATGGACTTGTGGTCGGGCCGTTCCTCGTCAAAAAACGGGCCGCAACGCTGGAGGATTGGACTGCGCTAGCGGTTTCATTGCCGCCTTATGTATCCCTGTATAAGGTCCGCGCTCACACGGCGCTGGATCGCCAGGAGACCATCTGCGAAATCCGAACGGATCACTCCAGCCGTGACGGTGTGCGTATTTCACCTGAATTGTTCGATCTGCTGACGCGAATCGAGGGCGAAGCCGTGCTCGCGGATCTCCTCGATACAATTACGCTGGATCAGGCCCAGCGCGAGGCTCTCACAGGAGAACTGCGACGGTTGTGGGAGCAGCGCCGCGTTCGGATGCGTCCCTCGCAAGCTGCTCGCGTCCATCAAAACTGA
- a CDS encoding ABC transporter permease: MIEGFAAALPANAWNWVAVWRRNYLAWKKVALVSLLGNLADPMIYLFGLGTGLGIMVGRVDGASYIAFLAAGMVAVSAMTASTLETLYAAFARMHSQRTWEAMLYTHVTLGDIVLGELAWAATKAFMAGTAITIVTATLGYAAWPSVLYALPIIALTGCVFASLAMIVTALSPSYDYFVFYQTLVLTPMLFLSGAVFPLNQLPGAFQQIARCMPLSHAIDLIRPVMLDRPISGIALHVGVLGLYALLPFFLSMALLRRRLMR, from the coding sequence ATGATTGAAGGTTTTGCGGCGGCGCTGCCGGCCAATGCGTGGAACTGGGTTGCGGTATGGCGACGCAACTATCTGGCATGGAAGAAAGTCGCACTCGTGTCGCTTCTCGGTAACCTCGCCGATCCTATGATCTACCTTTTCGGCCTAGGCACCGGCCTCGGCATAATGGTCGGCCGCGTCGACGGTGCGTCGTATATCGCCTTTTTGGCGGCCGGCATGGTCGCGGTAAGTGCGATGACCGCCTCTACCCTGGAAACATTGTACGCGGCTTTCGCTCGCATGCATTCTCAACGCACATGGGAAGCCATGCTGTATACGCACGTTACCCTCGGCGACATCGTTCTGGGTGAACTGGCGTGGGCAGCCACCAAGGCCTTCATGGCCGGTACGGCTATTACCATCGTCACCGCAACCTTGGGCTATGCCGCCTGGCCGTCCGTCCTCTATGCGCTGCCAATCATTGCTCTGACAGGGTGCGTATTTGCGAGCCTCGCGATGATCGTCACCGCACTTTCGCCCAGCTACGATTACTTCGTGTTTTACCAGACGCTTGTCCTCACACCTATGCTGTTCCTGTCGGGCGCCGTTTTCCCATTGAACCAGCTGCCTGGCGCCTTTCAGCAGATAGCGCGATGCATGCCGCTGTCACATGCGATCGACCTCATTCGTCCGGTTATGCTTGATCGCCCGATCAGCGGCATCGCCCTGCACGTCGGTGTGCTCGGCCTGTACGCGCTGTTGCCATTCTTCCTCTCGATGGCGCTGTTGCGCCGCCGACTAATGCGCTGA